The genomic stretch GCGGCCCGTTCTTCCTGTGGCTGCTGCGCAAGGAACGCCATGAATAACGGCGCGCCGGACACCGACGCCCTGGTCGCGCGGGACGTCCACGTTCACGCCGGGTCGTTCCCGGCGGTGCGCGGCGTGAGCGCGGCGTTCCGGCCCGGTGTGTTCAGCGCCGTGATCGGCCCGAACGGCGCGGGCAAGAGCACGCTGCTGCGCGCCCTGCTGGGCCTGAACCCCGTCACGCAAGGGGAGGTGACTCTGGCCGGGCGGCCCCTGAAGGCCTGGAGCCGCGCGCAGCGGTCGCGGCAACTGGCGTACCTCGCGCAGAGCGAGGGGCTGCCGGACGGCGCGCGCGTGCGGGACGTGGTGGCGCTGGGGCGCGGCGCGGGCGACTGGCGCTTCGGGCTGCTGCCCCGCACCCCCTGGACCCCCGCCGACGAGGCCGCCGTGGACGCCGCGCTGGACCGCACCGACACCCGCCGTTTCGAGGACCGCCGCGTGTCCGAACTCAGCGGCGGGGAGCGGCAGCGGGCGGCGCTGGCCCGCGCCCTGGCGGCCGAACCGCGCTTCCTGCTGCTGGACGAACCCACCAACCACCTCGACCTCGCGTACGCGCTGGACGTCGTGCGCTACCTGCGCTGCGAGGTCGCGGGCGGCCTGGGCGTCGTGGCGGTGCTGCACGACCTGAACCTCGCCGCGCGCGCCGATCACCTCGTGCTGCTGTGCGGCGGGCGCGTGCAGGCCGCCGGGTCCCCGCACGAGGTGCTGACGCCCGGGCACCTGCACGCCGCGTACGGCCTGCACGTCAACGTGGTGCAGCACGCAGACCGCCTGCTGGTCATCCCGCAGGATTGAGCAGCGTCACGTAAGGAGAGGCATGCCCCCGAAGTTCTTCCCCACCCACGGCCACCTGCTCGTCTGCCAGGGCCCGAACTGTCAGGCGCGCGGCTCGGCGCTGCTGCACAAAGCCCTCTGGAATCACTTGGAACGCCAGTCGCTGGCGTACTACAAACGTGGCGGGACGCTGCGCCTCACCGAGAGCGGCTGCCTGGGCGCGTGCAGCTACGGCCCGGCGCTGTGCGTCTACCGCCCCGACCCCGGCGGCGCGGGCCTGGAGGAAGCGTGGTACGCCGCCGTGGACTTCCCGCTGGCCGCGCGGGTGGCGCAGGCCACGCACGACCGCGCGCCCCTGCCCGCCGAGCACCGCTACGGACCGGACCCGGACGCCTGAACGGACAGCGGAAGGGGGCGGGCCATTCGTGGCGCCGCCCCCTTCCCTTTCAGCCGACCTTTCAGCCGCGTACGACGTCCAGGATCTTGTCGCCGTACTTGCCCAGGCGGGCCTGCCCCATGCCCTTGACCTCGCGCAGGTCGTCCAGGGTGTACGGGACGCGCCGGGCGATCTCGGCCAGGGTGGCATTGCTGGCGATGATGAAGCGGCTGATCTCCTGGCGTTTGGCCTCGGCATTGCGCCACTCGCGCAGGCGGGCGTAGATCGCCAGCTGCCCGTCCGTGAGGTTCGCCGCCGGGTCCTCCTTCCCGCCGGGCAGGTCCGGGGGCAGGATGACCGGGGCAGGTTCGGGCGTGGGCTCCGGTTCCGGCTGGGTGTTGGCGGGCTGCTCCATGACAGAACCGGCCTGTTCCGCCGCGGGCTGGTCCTGCTCCTCGACGGCCTGATGGCGCACGTCCGGCACCTGCGGGAGGTTCGGGGCGTCGGGGCCGCTGCTGACCGGGGTGGGCAGCGGCGCGGCGACCTGCGCGGGCGAGTCACTGAACACGATCTCGGGCTCCCAGGTCTCCTCCGGCTCTGGCTGGGGCGCAGGGGCGGGTGTACTCACAGGGGCCCCCGCTGCGGCTGGAGGCTCGAAGGTGAAGCGTTCGGGCACGTCGGGCTGATCCGGCTGCGACGGGGTGCTGGGCGCGTCGGGCTGCTCGCCGCGCGCACCGGTCACGGGCGGGCGGAAGTCGCGGCGCTCGAAGCGGTCGCGGCCTCCCCGCTCGCGGCTGTCCCGCCGTTCGTCGCGGCGACCTCCGCGTTCCCGGCGCTCAAAGCGGTCGCGGCTCTCGCGGCGCTCCCGGAACTCGCCCCGCTGATCCGGGCGGCCATCCGGGCGCGGCTCGCGCTCGCGGCGGTCCTCCTCCTGCGGCGCGGCCGCCTCCGGGGCCACCGGCGTGGCGGGCGTCTCCTCTGCGGTGGCCTCGCCGCGCAGCAGGGCCAGCGCGACGCGGGCGTCCTCCAGGCCGGGCGTGATCAGGACGCCGCCCGGCACGCTGCGCGCCGCCGCCAGCACGCCGCCCAGCGGGGCCTCGCTGTCCGCCGCCTCGTCCGGCGCCAGCAGCAGCGCGGTCGGTCCGGCAGGCTGCGCCGCGCCGCCCAGCCGCTCGGCCAGCTGCGTGGTCGTGCGGGCCACGCGCGCCAGCCGCAGCGGCAGCGTCGCCACGTCCCGCAGCGCCAGCGCCACGCTCAGGTCGCTGGGCGCGGCGGCCACCGGGGCGGGCGCGGCTCCCGTGCCGAACAGGGCGCTCAGGGGCGCGTCGCCGTGCCCGGTCAGGGTCACGCTGTCGCGGTACACGACCAGCCGCGCGCCCTGCGCGAGCCAGGTGCCGCCGGGCGCCAGCGTGGCGTCCACGATCACGGGCACCCCGGCGCGGCGGGCGCGGTCCAGCTCGGCGGGCGTGGGTTCCAGCAGCCACACGGCGCGCGCGCCGCGCCAGTCGGCGTCCACGCTCGCGGCGGCCAGCCCGGCGGCCGCCAGCGCCTCGCGGCTGACGCGCACGCGGGCGTCCACCCGCAGCGTGCCCGCACCCAGGTGCTCGGCCAGCTGGCGGGCCAGGGCGGTCTCGTCGCGCAGCAGCAGGCCCCACGCGGCGCCCTCCAAGTCGGCGAGCGCCCCCGCAAGGCGGGCGTGCGGATCGCCCCGCCCGGCGTGCAGGCGCACGAGCCGGGCGTCAGGACGAACGGAAGTCACGGGATCAGTCATGCCCTCCATTCTGACGCACCGCGCGCCGCGCGCGCCGCCACACGTCCGGGGGGCCTCTCTTCACGTTCGCTGCTCGCCCGGTCACCTGCGGCAACCCCGGGCACGCAAACGCCCAGAGCCTTACAAACCCCGCGCCGGAAACGCGCCATGCTGCGGGCGACGGAGGTTCACATGGCGCGTGTCACGCGGTACAGCAAGTTCGAGGGGGAACTCGATCAGCTCGAGAGCAGCGAGCTGATGCAGATGATTCAGGAGGCGCTGCTGGGCCAGGGCATGAACGACCCGTACGACCCGGACCCGGACGCGCGCCCCAGCATGGACGACCTGTTCGACGCGATCCTGCAGGCGCTGGCCGAGCGGAACATGATCCCGGAGGAGCAGCTGATGGAGGCCATGCAGGCCGACGACATCCGCGAGACCGGGCTGGGCCAGCAGATCCAGCGCCTGATGGACAAGCTCCAGCAGGACGGCTTCATCCGCAAGGAGTTCGAGGATGGCGAGGGCGGCGGCGCGGGAGATCCCGGCGACGCGAAGTTCCAGCTGACCGACAAGAGCATCGATTTCCTGGGGTACAAGAGCCTGCGGGACCTGATGGGCGGCCTGGGCCGCAGCAGCGCCGGGTCGCACAACACGCGCGAGTACGCGTCGGGTGTCGAGATGACCGGTGAACTCAAGGGCTACGAGTTCGGGGACACCATGAACCTCGACACGACTGCCACCCTCGGGAACGTGATCAGCAAGGGCTTCGATAACCTCGAAGAAAGTGATCTGGTGATCCGGCAGGCGGAGTACAACTCGTCGGCGGCGACGGTGGTGCTGCTGGACTGCTCGCACTCCATGATCCTGTACGGCGAGGACCGCTTCACGCCCGCCAAGCAGGTCGCGCTGGCCCTGGCGCACCTGATCCGCACGCAGTACCCGGGGGACACCGTGAAGTTCGTGCTGTTCCACGACAGCGCCGAGGAGGTCCCGGTCGGGAAGCTCGCGCAGGCGCAGATCGG from Deinococcus soli (ex Cha et al. 2016) encodes the following:
- a CDS encoding ABC transporter ATP-binding protein, with the translated sequence MNNGAPDTDALVARDVHVHAGSFPAVRGVSAAFRPGVFSAVIGPNGAGKSTLLRALLGLNPVTQGEVTLAGRPLKAWSRAQRSRQLAYLAQSEGLPDGARVRDVVALGRGAGDWRFGLLPRTPWTPADEAAVDAALDRTDTRRFEDRRVSELSGGERQRAALARALAAEPRFLLLDEPTNHLDLAYALDVVRYLRCEVAGGLGVVAVLHDLNLAARADHLVLLCGGRVQAAGSPHEVLTPGHLHAAYGLHVNVVQHADRLLVIPQD
- a CDS encoding (2Fe-2S) ferredoxin domain-containing protein yields the protein MPPKFFPTHGHLLVCQGPNCQARGSALLHKALWNHLERQSLAYYKRGGTLRLTESGCLGACSYGPALCVYRPDPGGAGLEEAWYAAVDFPLAARVAQATHDRAPLPAEHRYGPDPDA
- a CDS encoding HRDC domain-containing protein; protein product: MTDPVTSVRPDARLVRLHAGRGDPHARLAGALADLEGAAWGLLLRDETALARQLAEHLGAGTLRVDARVRVSREALAAAGLAAASVDADWRGARAVWLLEPTPAELDRARRAGVPVIVDATLAPGGTWLAQGARLVVYRDSVTLTGHGDAPLSALFGTGAAPAPVAAAPSDLSVALALRDVATLPLRLARVARTTTQLAERLGGAAQPAGPTALLLAPDEAADSEAPLGGVLAAARSVPGGVLITPGLEDARVALALLRGEATAEETPATPVAPEAAAPQEEDRREREPRPDGRPDQRGEFRERRESRDRFERRERGGRRDERRDSRERGGRDRFERRDFRPPVTGARGEQPDAPSTPSQPDQPDVPERFTFEPPAAAGAPVSTPAPAPQPEPEETWEPEIVFSDSPAQVAAPLPTPVSSGPDAPNLPQVPDVRHQAVEEQDQPAAEQAGSVMEQPANTQPEPEPTPEPAPVILPPDLPGGKEDPAANLTDGQLAIYARLREWRNAEAKRQEISRFIIASNATLAEIARRVPYTLDDLREVKGMGQARLGKYGDKILDVVRG
- a CDS encoding vWA domain-containing protein — its product is MARVTRYSKFEGELDQLESSELMQMIQEALLGQGMNDPYDPDPDARPSMDDLFDAILQALAERNMIPEEQLMEAMQADDIRETGLGQQIQRLMDKLQQDGFIRKEFEDGEGGGAGDPGDAKFQLTDKSIDFLGYKSLRDLMGGLGRSSAGSHNTREYASGVEMTGELKGYEFGDTMNLDTTATLGNVISKGFDNLEESDLVIRQAEYNSSAATVVLLDCSHSMILYGEDRFTPAKQVALALAHLIRTQYPGDTVKFVLFHDSAEEVPVGKLAQAQIGPYHTNTAGGLRLAQQLLKRENKDMKQIVMITDGKPSALTLPDGRIYKNAYGLDPYVLGATLREVANCRRSGIQVNTFMLARDPDLVGFVRRVSEMTRGKAYFTTPHNIGQYVLMDFMTNKTKMIN